In Aggregatibacter sp. 2125159857, one DNA window encodes the following:
- the mglC gene encoding galactose/methyl galactoside ABC transporter permease MglC, translating to MSALEKNKSFDFLKQNAIYFVLLILLGIIIAQDPTFLNLVNFSNILTQSSVRLIIALGVAGLLVTQGTDLSAGRQVGLAAVISATMLQSMENMNRVFPDLGEIPIPVVILAVCAVGAVIGLVNGLVIAYLNVTPFIATMGTMIIVYGFNSLYYDAVGGSPIAGFSENFSTFAQGFIRLGSFKLSYITIYAAICAFGVWVMWNKTRFGKNIFAIGGNPEAAKVSGVNVARNLVVIYMIAGMFYAFGGMLEAGRIGSATNNLGFMYELDAIAACVVGGVSFAGGVGTVIGVITGVIIFTVINYGLTYIGVNPYWQYIIKGSIIILAVAIDSLKYAKKK from the coding sequence ATGAGTGCCTTAGAAAAAAATAAATCATTCGATTTCCTAAAACAAAATGCGATTTATTTTGTGTTGTTGATTTTACTTGGCATCATCATCGCACAAGATCCGACATTTCTTAACTTGGTTAACTTCAGTAACATTCTGACCCAATCCTCCGTGCGTTTAATCATCGCTCTTGGGGTTGCTGGCTTATTGGTCACTCAAGGTACCGACTTGTCTGCCGGTCGTCAGGTTGGTCTCGCCGCGGTAATCTCCGCGACCATGTTGCAATCCATGGAAAACATGAACCGTGTTTTCCCTGACCTCGGTGAAATTCCAATTCCGGTAGTTATCCTTGCTGTTTGTGCTGTGGGTGCAGTCATTGGTTTAGTCAATGGTTTGGTTATCGCTTACTTAAACGTAACGCCGTTTATCGCCACCATGGGTACTATGATTATCGTTTACGGTTTCAACTCCCTTTATTACGATGCCGTAGGCGGCTCCCCTATCGCCGGTTTCAGCGAAAACTTCTCCACCTTTGCACAAGGCTTTATCCGTCTAGGTTCGTTTAAGCTTTCCTATATCACCATTTATGCTGCTATTTGTGCTTTCGGTGTGTGGGTGATGTGGAATAAAACACGCTTTGGTAAAAACATTTTTGCTATTGGTGGTAACCCTGAAGCGGCAAAAGTTTCCGGTGTAAACGTTGCTCGTAACCTTGTTGTCATCTATATGATTGCCGGTATGTTCTATGCGTTCGGTGGTATGTTGGAAGCCGGCCGTATCGGTTCAGCAACCAATAACCTCGGTTTCATGTATGAATTGGATGCTATCGCAGCCTGCGTGGTAGGCGGTGTGTCTTTCGCTGGTGGTGTGGGTACGGTTATCGGTGTGATTACTGGGGTAATCATCTTCACCGTCATTAACTATGGTTTGACGTATATCGGTGTAAACCCTTATTGGCAATACATCATCAAAGGTAGCATCATCATCCTGGCTGTGGCTATCGACTCCTTGAAATACGCGAAGAA
- the mglA gene encoding galactose/methyl galactoside ABC transporter ATP-binding protein MglA, with protein MTEQIHSQSGSQNGEVLLTMTNVSKSFPGVKALDHANLSVRSHSVHALMGENGAGKSTLLKCLFGIYAKDEGEILFLGKPVNFKTSKEALENGISMVHQELNLVRQTSVMDNLWLGRYPLKGPFVDHAKMYRDTKAIFDELDIDVDPREKVAKLSVSQMQMIEIAKAFSYNAKIVIMDEPTSSLSEKEVEHLFKIIQKLKDRGCGIIYISHKMDEIFKICDEITILRDGKWINTIPVKGTTMDQIVSMMVGRELTQRFPEKTNVPKEITLEVENLTALNQPSIQNVSFNLRKGEILGIAGLVGAKRTDIVEAIFGVRELKSGTIKLNGKIVKNHTALEAINNGFALVTEERRSTGIYSNLSIEFNSLISNMKSYLTPWKLLSNKKMNSDTQWVIDSMNVKTPSHKTTIGSLSGGNQQKVIIGRWLLTQPEILMLDEPTRGIDIGAKFEIYQLIQELAKKDKGIIMISSEMPELLGVTDRILVMSNGKVAGIVETAKTSQEEILQLAAKYL; from the coding sequence ATGACAGAACAAATTCACAGTCAAAGCGGAAGCCAAAATGGCGAAGTCCTGCTTACCATGACTAATGTCAGCAAGTCCTTTCCGGGCGTAAAAGCCTTAGATCACGCAAACTTAAGCGTCCGTTCGCATTCTGTACACGCATTGATGGGGGAAAACGGTGCGGGTAAATCCACGTTGTTAAAATGCTTGTTCGGCATTTACGCTAAAGACGAAGGTGAAATCTTGTTTTTAGGCAAACCCGTGAATTTTAAAACCTCAAAAGAAGCTTTAGAAAACGGCATTTCCATGGTGCACCAAGAACTTAACCTTGTGCGCCAAACCAGCGTCATGGATAACCTGTGGCTAGGTCGTTACCCGCTGAAAGGGCCTTTTGTGGATCACGCAAAAATGTACCGTGATACCAAAGCGATTTTTGATGAATTGGACATTGATGTTGATCCAAGAGAAAAAGTCGCCAAACTTTCTGTTTCACAAATGCAGATGATCGAAATCGCGAAAGCGTTTTCTTACAACGCGAAAATCGTGATTATGGATGAACCAACATCCTCACTTTCCGAAAAAGAAGTGGAACATCTGTTTAAAATCATTCAAAAATTAAAAGATCGCGGTTGTGGCATTATTTATATTTCTCACAAAATGGACGAAATCTTCAAAATTTGTGATGAAATCACTATTCTACGCGATGGCAAATGGATTAACACTATCCCGGTGAAAGGCACAACTATGGATCAAATTGTGTCCATGATGGTGGGCCGTGAACTGACTCAACGTTTCCCGGAAAAAACTAACGTTCCAAAAGAAATCACCTTAGAAGTGGAAAACCTGACAGCGTTAAACCAACCTTCTATTCAAAATGTGTCTTTCAATTTACGTAAAGGGGAAATTTTAGGGATTGCAGGTCTCGTCGGCGCGAAACGTACAGATATTGTTGAAGCCATTTTCGGCGTGCGTGAACTGAAAAGTGGCACGATTAAACTCAACGGAAAAATAGTAAAAAATCACACCGCACTTGAGGCAATCAATAATGGTTTTGCGCTCGTGACCGAAGAACGTCGTTCAACAGGGATTTACTCTAACTTAAGCATTGAGTTCAACTCGTTGATTTCCAACATGAAATCTTATTTAACCCCTTGGAAATTGCTCAGTAATAAGAAAATGAACAGTGACACACAATGGGTTATTGATTCCATGAATGTCAAAACGCCATCGCACAAAACAACGATTGGCTCACTTTCCGGCGGTAACCAACAAAAAGTCATCATCGGTCGTTGGTTATTAACCCAACCGGAGATTCTGATGTTGGACGAACCGACCCGCGGGATCGATATCGGTGCAAAATTTGAAATTTACCAATTAATTCAGGAACTGGCGAAAAAGGATAAAGGCATCATCATGATTTCTTCCGAAATGCCTGAACTCCTTGGGGTAACCGACCGCATTCTCGTCATGAGTAACGGTAAAGTTGCCGGTATCGTTGAAACGGCAAAAACCTCTCAAGAAGAAATTTTGCAACTTGCCGCAAAATATTTATAA
- the mglB gene encoding galactose/glucose ABC transporter substrate-binding protein MglB, translating into MKKTVLSAVALAVAFGAGISAAQAETRIGVTIYKYDDNFMSLMRKEIQKDADQLKDVKLLMNDSQNAQSIQNDQVDVLLSKGVKALAINLVDPSAAPTIIGKAKPDNIPVVFFNKDPGAKAIASYDNAYFVGTDPKESGIIQGDLIAKQWKAMPALDLNKDGKIQYVLLKGEPGHPDAEARTKYVIEQLNAQGIQTEQLFIDTGMWDAALAKDKVDAWLSSSKANDIEVIISNNDGMALGALEATKAHGKKLPIFGVDALPEALQLIKKGELAGTVLNDGVNQGKAVVELSNNLANGKPATEGTKWELKDRVVRVPYVGVDKDNLSEFLK; encoded by the coding sequence ATGAAAAAAACCGTATTAAGTGCAGTTGCTTTAGCCGTAGCTTTCGGTGCCGGCATCAGTGCAGCACAAGCAGAAACCCGTATCGGTGTGACAATCTATAAATATGACGACAACTTTATGTCTTTGATGCGTAAAGAAATTCAAAAAGACGCAGATCAATTAAAAGACGTGAAATTATTAATGAATGACTCTCAAAACGCACAGTCTATTCAAAACGACCAAGTTGACGTATTACTTTCAAAAGGCGTAAAAGCGTTAGCGATCAACTTAGTTGACCCATCTGCTGCACCAACCATCATTGGTAAAGCAAAACCGGACAATATTCCTGTTGTGTTCTTCAACAAAGACCCGGGTGCAAAAGCAATCGCTTCTTATGATAACGCTTACTTTGTCGGTACCGATCCGAAAGAATCCGGTATTATCCAAGGTGACTTAATTGCCAAACAATGGAAAGCCATGCCGGCATTAGACTTAAACAAAGACGGTAAAATCCAATACGTTTTATTGAAAGGCGAACCGGGTCACCCGGATGCAGAAGCACGTACCAAATATGTGATTGAACAATTAAATGCACAAGGTATCCAAACCGAACAACTCTTCATTGATACCGGTATGTGGGATGCAGCCTTAGCGAAAGATAAAGTGGATGCCTGGTTGTCCAGCTCTAAAGCAAATGACATTGAAGTGATCATTTCTAACAATGACGGTATGGCATTAGGCGCATTAGAAGCAACCAAAGCACACGGTAAAAAATTACCAATCTTCGGTGTTGACGCACTACCTGAAGCATTACAACTTATCAAGAAAGGTGAACTTGCCGGTACGGTGTTAAATGACGGTGTAAACCAAGGTAAAGCAGTTGTTGAGTTATCGAATAACTTAGCGAACGGCAAACCGGCAACTGAAGGCACCAAATGGGAACTTAAAGACCGTGTGGTACGTGTTCCTTATGTGGGCGTAGATAAAGATAACTTATCTGAATTCTTAAAATAA
- a CDS encoding substrate-binding domain-containing protein, whose protein sequence is MVTIRDVAKQAGVSVATVSRVLNNHPCAKEHTRAAVLNAIEQLGYRPNANAQALASQSSDTLGVVVTDVTDAFFAILVKAVDHVAMEHGKNILIGMGYHQAEKEKEAIDTLLRKRCHCLVVHSKALDDQTLADYLESVPGMVIINRCIKGYESRCVGLDNQKGTYIATNTLINAGHRHIGYIGSNHRINDEAERKQGYLNALTEQGLPIVENAIVHSTPDFEGGEEAMINLLSYNDNLTAVVAYNDSMAAGALSVLNENNINVPKQFSIIGFDDMPIARYLVPKLTTIRYPIDLMANYAAKLALSLVDKSLSMPINPQFNPTLVRRFSVANREAREK, encoded by the coding sequence ATGGTTACGATTCGTGATGTGGCAAAACAAGCCGGTGTTTCTGTCGCGACGGTCTCTAGGGTATTAAATAACCATCCTTGTGCAAAAGAACACACCCGCGCCGCTGTACTGAATGCGATTGAGCAATTAGGCTACCGTCCGAATGCCAATGCGCAAGCTTTGGCTTCGCAAAGTTCTGATACATTAGGTGTCGTGGTGACCGATGTAACGGACGCTTTTTTTGCGATTTTAGTGAAAGCGGTCGATCACGTCGCCATGGAACATGGCAAAAATATTTTGATTGGTATGGGCTACCACCAGGCGGAGAAGGAAAAAGAGGCCATTGATACCCTGCTGCGTAAACGTTGCCATTGTTTGGTCGTGCATTCCAAGGCGTTAGACGATCAAACTTTAGCAGATTATTTAGAAAGTGTGCCGGGCATGGTGATTATCAACCGCTGTATTAAAGGTTATGAATCCCGTTGTGTTGGCTTGGATAATCAAAAAGGCACCTATATTGCGACCAATACGCTGATTAACGCAGGGCATCGCCATATCGGTTATATTGGTTCGAACCATAGAATTAACGACGAAGCTGAGCGTAAACAAGGTTATTTGAATGCGCTTACAGAACAGGGGCTCCCCATTGTCGAAAATGCCATTGTGCATAGCACACCGGATTTTGAGGGCGGGGAGGAGGCCATGATTAACTTATTGAGTTATAACGATAATTTAACAGCAGTCGTTGCCTACAATGATTCTATGGCGGCAGGTGCGCTATCCGTCCTTAATGAAAACAATATTAACGTGCCGAAACAATTCTCTATTATTGGTTTTGATGATATGCCGATTGCACGTTATTTGGTGCCAAAACTCACAACCATTCGCTATCCTATTGATCTTATGGCAAATTATGCCGCAAAACTGGCGTTAAGCTTGGTGGATAAAAGCTTATCTATGCCTATTAATCCGCAATTTAATCCAACATTAGTCAGACGTTTTTCAGTAGCAAATAGAGAAGCACGGGAAAAATAG
- the galT gene encoding galactose-1-phosphate uridylyltransferase, whose protein sequence is MTTVFEPTDHPHRRYNPLTDQWVLVSPHRAKRPWQGQQEKVNEEQKPSHDPNCYLCPRNKRITGEPNPDYHKPYVFKNDFSALLEDTPAPQQNDNPLFQSSQARGESRVICFSPDHSKTLPLLTALEIEEVIKVWQEQLRELGQKYQWVQIFENKGAAMGCSNPHPHGQIWANSFLPNEVAREDKAQRQYYEKHGSVLLVDYAQQELERKERIVVETEHWIAVVPYWAVWPFETLLLPKAQVKRLTELTDAQAKDLSVILKKLTTKYDNLFETSFPYSMGFHAAPFNGEENNHWQLHAHFYPPLLRSATVRKFMVGYEMLGESQRDLTAEQAAERLRELSEIHYKLK, encoded by the coding sequence ATGACAACTGTTTTTGAACCTACCGATCATCCGCACCGCAGATATAATCCGTTAACCGACCAATGGGTTTTAGTTTCTCCTCATCGCGCTAAACGTCCATGGCAAGGACAACAAGAGAAAGTCAATGAAGAACAAAAGCCAAGTCACGATCCGAATTGCTATCTTTGCCCGCGTAATAAACGCATTACCGGTGAACCGAATCCCGATTATCACAAACCTTATGTGTTTAAAAACGACTTCTCCGCGCTGTTAGAAGACACACCGGCACCACAGCAGAATGACAATCCGTTATTCCAAAGCTCGCAAGCGCGCGGGGAAAGTCGCGTGATTTGTTTTTCGCCGGATCACAGTAAAACGTTGCCATTATTGACCGCACTTGAGATCGAAGAAGTCATTAAAGTCTGGCAGGAACAGCTCCGTGAACTCGGTCAAAAATACCAATGGGTTCAAATCTTTGAAAACAAAGGCGCAGCGATGGGCTGTTCTAACCCACATCCACACGGACAAATTTGGGCAAACAGTTTTTTACCGAATGAAGTGGCGAGAGAAGATAAAGCACAACGTCAATATTATGAGAAACACGGCTCCGTGCTGTTAGTGGATTATGCTCAACAAGAATTGGAACGCAAAGAACGCATCGTTGTGGAGACAGAACATTGGATTGCCGTGGTGCCGTATTGGGCGGTTTGGCCGTTTGAAACGTTGTTGTTGCCAAAAGCACAGGTTAAACGCTTAACGGAATTAACTGACGCGCAAGCGAAAGATTTATCGGTGATATTGAAAAAACTCACGACCAAATACGACAACTTATTTGAAACCTCTTTCCCGTATTCCATGGGGTTCCACGCTGCACCGTTTAACGGCGAAGAAAACAACCATTGGCAATTGCACGCCCATTTCTACCCGCCGCTTTTACGCTCCGCTACCGTTCGCAAGTTTATGGTGGGCTATGAAATGCTCGGCGAAAGCCAACGTGATTTAACGGCAGAACAAGCAGCAGAAAGACTGCGTGAGTTGAGTGAAATTCACTATAAACTGAAATAA
- the galK gene encoding galactokinase translates to MTPIQKSQHIFPQKYNKQPELTVYAPGRVNIIGEHTDYNDGFVMPCAINYGTAIAGTKRNDHVWNVYAADLDLSDEFSLDKEIPQSEQKWANYVRGVVKFIQERCPDFKQGADLVISGNVPHSSGLSSSAALEVATGKFCQQLSDLPLSHTDIALIGQKAENKFVGANCGNMDQLISALGQQDHLLMIDCRSLETQPTPVPHDVAVIIVNSNVPHDLVTGEYNTRRQQCERAAAFFGVKALRDVSVAQFKEREAELTALDPLVAKRARHVVTENQRVLDAVDALKHNDLTRLGELMGQSHDSMRDDFEITVPQIDYLVELAQLVIGKQGGARMTGGGFGGCIVALAPHDKVEAVRKIVADNYEKQTGLKEDFYVCTASQGVRVC, encoded by the coding sequence ATGACCCCAATCCAAAAATCCCAACACATTTTCCCCCAAAAATATAACAAACAACCTGAATTGACCGTGTATGCGCCGGGTCGCGTTAATATCATCGGCGAACATACCGACTACAACGATGGCTTTGTGATGCCATGTGCGATTAACTATGGCACGGCGATTGCCGGAACGAAACGCAACGATCATGTTTGGAATGTGTATGCCGCTGATTTGGATTTGTCTGATGAGTTTTCACTCGATAAAGAAATCCCTCAAAGTGAACAAAAATGGGCGAATTATGTACGTGGTGTGGTGAAATTCATTCAGGAACGTTGTCCTGATTTTAAACAAGGGGCGGATTTGGTGATTTCCGGTAACGTGCCGCATTCTTCCGGCTTGAGTTCTTCTGCTGCGTTAGAAGTGGCAACAGGAAAATTCTGTCAGCAGCTGAGCGATTTGCCTTTAAGCCATACAGACATTGCACTTATCGGGCAAAAAGCAGAAAACAAATTTGTTGGTGCCAACTGTGGCAATATGGATCAGCTAATTTCTGCGCTCGGGCAACAAGATCACTTGTTGATGATTGACTGCCGTAGCCTTGAGACCCAACCAACACCTGTGCCGCACGATGTGGCGGTGATTATCGTGAATTCGAATGTGCCGCATGATTTGGTCACCGGCGAATACAACACCCGCCGTCAGCAATGTGAACGTGCAGCGGCATTTTTCGGCGTGAAAGCCCTGCGTGATGTGTCTGTGGCACAGTTTAAAGAAAGAGAAGCAGAATTGACCGCACTTGATCCGCTGGTGGCAAAACGCGCCCGCCATGTGGTGACAGAAAATCAGCGCGTATTAGATGCGGTAGACGCCTTGAAACATAATGACTTAACTCGTCTTGGCGAATTAATGGGGCAGTCGCATGATTCCATGCGCGACGATTTTGAAATCACCGTGCCACAAATTGACTACTTAGTGGAATTGGCACAGTTGGTCATCGGTAAACAGGGTGGTGCACGCATGACAGGAGGGGGCTTCGGCGGTTGTATTGTTGCCCTTGCACCACACGATAAAGTAGAAGCCGTACGCAAAATCGTGGCAGACAATTACGAAAAACAAACAGGCTTGAAAGAAGACTTTTATGTTTGCACGGCTTCACAAGGAGTGCGTGTATGCTAG
- the galM gene encoding galactose-1-epimerase translates to MLEQHAQGTAPDGLPFQLFTLQNAQGMRVQFTDWGATWTSCRVPVNGELREVLLGCKLEEYSVQQAYLGASVGRYANRIANAQFTFNDKTVTLTANQGKHQLHGGVNGFDKRRWTLEKCGENFVCFSLHSADGDQGFPGNVDVTVTYTLTEENSVIIEYAGKSDQDTALNLTNHAYFNLENAELGTDVRHHRLRLNADFYLPVNSEGIPNSPLKHVIGTSFDFRVAKPIQQDFLQGEQLATKGYDHSFVVNKAWQKPCVLLSSPNDDLHLEVLTSQAALQVYTGNFLAGTPTRHGTQYADYSGVALETQCLPDTPNHPEWQNYGGIVKVDSEYYQWTEYCFKA, encoded by the coding sequence ATGCTAGAACAACACGCCCAAGGCACTGCGCCGGACGGTTTGCCGTTTCAGCTTTTCACGTTGCAAAATGCGCAAGGAATGCGTGTGCAATTTACCGATTGGGGCGCAACGTGGACGTCTTGTCGCGTGCCGGTCAACGGAGAATTGCGTGAAGTCTTGCTGGGTTGCAAATTGGAAGAGTATTCCGTTCAGCAAGCCTATTTAGGCGCAAGTGTCGGGCGTTATGCCAATCGCATTGCCAATGCGCAATTTACGTTTAATGATAAAACCGTGACCTTAACCGCCAATCAAGGAAAGCACCAACTTCACGGCGGCGTAAACGGCTTTGATAAACGCCGTTGGACATTAGAAAAGTGCGGTGAAAATTTCGTGTGTTTTTCCTTACATTCCGCCGACGGCGATCAAGGCTTTCCCGGCAATGTGGATGTGACAGTGACTTACACCTTAACGGAAGAAAATTCGGTCATAATTGAGTATGCCGGTAAAAGCGATCAGGATACGGCATTGAATTTAACTAACCATGCTTATTTCAATTTAGAAAATGCCGAGCTGGGGACAGATGTTCGCCATCACCGCTTGCGCTTGAATGCGGATTTCTATTTGCCGGTAAATAGCGAAGGGATTCCAAATTCGCCGTTAAAACACGTTATCGGCACCAGTTTTGATTTTCGCGTTGCCAAGCCGATTCAACAGGATTTTCTGCAAGGCGAACAGCTTGCCACCAAAGGCTACGATCATTCTTTTGTCGTCAACAAAGCCTGGCAAAAACCTTGTGTTTTGCTCAGTTCACCGAATGACGATTTGCATTTGGAAGTGTTGACTTCGCAAGCGGCATTGCAGGTTTACACCGGCAATTTTCTCGCCGGCACACCCACTCGACATGGTACACAATATGCCGATTACAGTGGCGTTGCGTTGGAAACCCAATGTCTTCCGGACACGCCAAATCACCCGGAATGGCAAAATTACGGCGGTATTGTAAAAGTCGACAGTGAGTATTATCAATGGACGGAATATTGCTTTAAGGCATAG
- the recO gene encoding DNA repair protein RecO — MIENWQRGFVLHRKSYSETSLLVDLLTEDFGRISVLAKGARAKRSMLKGVLQPFTPLLLRWSGRGDLKILTKAEPAAIALPLQNVALCSGFYLNELICRVLEPETAYPQLFQHYLQCLTRLAVSQTHVEPALRTFEFQLLRTLGYGIDFTHCAGSGKAVEADMTYRYREEKGFIASLIKDNLTFYGRELLAFEQTQFDDPAVLSAAKRFTRIALKPYLGDKPLKSRELFTQHSLYSK; from the coding sequence ATCATCGAAAATTGGCAACGCGGTTTCGTACTACATCGCAAATCTTACAGCGAAACCAGTTTATTGGTAGATTTACTAACAGAAGATTTCGGGCGTATCAGCGTATTGGCAAAAGGCGCACGGGCAAAGCGTTCCATGCTAAAAGGCGTGCTACAACCCTTTACGCCGCTCCTGCTACGTTGGAGCGGTCGCGGTGATCTGAAAATTCTCACCAAAGCAGAACCTGCTGCCATTGCCTTACCCTTACAAAATGTCGCCTTATGCAGTGGCTTTTATTTAAACGAACTCATTTGCCGTGTATTGGAACCGGAAACAGCCTATCCGCAATTGTTCCAACACTATTTGCAATGTTTAACGCGATTAGCCGTATCACAAACCCACGTGGAACCTGCGCTACGCACCTTTGAATTTCAACTTTTGCGCACCTTAGGCTATGGCATTGATTTCACTCATTGCGCAGGTTCAGGTAAAGCCGTGGAAGCGGACATGACCTATCGTTACCGCGAAGAAAAAGGCTTTATTGCTTCCTTAATCAAAGATAATTTAACCTTTTACGGACGCGAATTATTGGCCTTTGAGCAAACCCAATTTGATGATCCTGCCGTGTTATCGGCAGCCAAACGCTTCACGCGCATTGCATTAAAACCCTATTTAGGCGACAAACCCTTGAAAAGTCGAGAATTATTCACCCAACACAGCTTATATTCAAAATAA
- the rlmD gene encoding 23S rRNA (uracil(1939)-C(5))-methyltransferase RlmD has translation MALLYSDNKPKKKTANFTAHILDLDYQGLGVAKINGKTWFIENALPQESVEVRVLEEKRQYGQGVAQRILHPSPQRQTPPCVYFEQCGGCQNQHIPIELQRSAKQTALVQRLSRLQPEPIHFMPLLQGEPWHYRRRARLSVLFDSKNRKLNIGLRRKNSQQIIPIEHCLVLEQPLNDLLPKLTALFEQWTTPQQLGHIELVAADNGIAMLLRHVKNIDETDRTLLLQFAEQHQLMLFVQEHDSIEHWYGEQPYYRLGDDITLQFDIRDFIQINAQLNRQMIATALDWLELNPQDHVLDLFCGMGNFTLPLSRKVKSAVGIEGVSAMVEKARANAERNGCHNVQFYRTDLDKPFISQPWAQQPFNKILLDPPRTGAAFALNALCQLQAESILYVSCNPATLVRDTEILRDAGYQLDKVAMIDMFPQTGHLESISLFRKR, from the coding sequence ATGGCATTACTTTACAGCGACAACAAACCAAAGAAAAAGACCGCAAATTTCACCGCACACATTCTTGATTTAGATTATCAAGGCTTAGGTGTGGCTAAAATCAACGGCAAAACCTGGTTTATTGAAAACGCGTTGCCGCAAGAAAGCGTAGAGGTTCGCGTATTGGAAGAAAAACGCCAATATGGTCAAGGCGTAGCACAGCGTATTTTACACCCAAGTCCTCAGCGCCAGACTCCTCCATGCGTTTATTTTGAACAATGCGGGGGGTGCCAAAATCAACACATTCCTATTGAATTACAACGTTCTGCCAAGCAAACCGCATTGGTTCAACGCCTATCCCGTTTACAGCCGGAACCCATTCATTTCATGCCGTTATTGCAAGGCGAGCCTTGGCATTACCGTCGTCGGGCACGTTTAAGCGTATTATTTGACAGCAAAAACCGTAAGCTGAATATCGGCTTACGGCGTAAAAATTCACAGCAAATCATTCCGATTGAACATTGCTTGGTGCTGGAACAGCCGCTGAATGATTTATTACCCAAACTGACCGCACTTTTCGAGCAATGGACAACACCACAACAACTGGGGCATATTGAACTTGTTGCGGCAGACAATGGCATCGCCATGTTATTGCGCCATGTAAAAAACATCGATGAAACCGACCGCACTTTATTGCTGCAATTTGCCGAACAACACCAACTCATGTTATTTGTACAAGAACATGACAGCATTGAACATTGGTATGGCGAACAGCCTTATTACCGTTTGGGTGATGACATCACGTTGCAATTTGATATTCGCGATTTCATTCAAATTAATGCACAATTAAACCGTCAAATGATCGCAACAGCGTTAGACTGGTTGGAGCTTAATCCACAGGATCATGTGTTAGATTTATTCTGTGGTATGGGCAACTTCACCTTACCGCTGAGTCGCAAAGTAAAAAGTGCGGTAGGCATTGAAGGCGTTTCTGCGATGGTGGAAAAAGCCCGCGCCAATGCCGAACGAAACGGTTGTCATAATGTCCAATTTTACCGGACCGATTTGGATAAACCCTTTATCAGTCAACCGTGGGCGCAGCAACCCTTCAATAAAATTTTGCTCGACCCACCACGCACAGGGGCAGCATTTGCTTTAAATGCGCTCTGTCAGTTACAGGCTGAAAGCATTCTGTATGTTTCTTGCAATCCTGCAACACTCGTGCGAGATACGGAAATCTTGCGTGACGCAGGCTATCAATTGGATAAAGTCGCCATGATCGATATGTTCCCACAAACCGGTCATTTGGAGTCGATAAGTTTATTTCGAAAAAGATAA